Part of the Aquimarina sp. MAR_2010_214 genome is shown below.
TGCCAATTTGATTCCAAAATTAGATGCACCATCCAATAGGCACTTAATGATTCCTAGTTTAATACTGGTGCTTTTTAGTGTAGCGGCAATTATTCTTTCTATAATGTCTACTCAACCCAAAGTGACCGGGGGTGAGTTTACCAAGGAACAGGTAACAAATCGTAAAGTGAATTTACTATTCTTCGGAAATTTTTTCAAAATGTCTTACGATCGATATCAAGAAGCGATTGATGAAGTTATCAATGACAAATCATACGTTTATAAAATGCTTACTAAGGACCTTTATTTATTAGGTTTGGTGTTAAAGAAAAAATATGCGCTGCTTAAGATTACATACATAGTATTTACCATAGGAATTATTCTTTCGGTAGTTGCATTTATTGTCGCTTTTGCCGAAATAGACCTTGCAGAAAAAGTAGTAGAGCCAATCATTTTAAAATAAAAGGAAAATGGAAATCATAGGATCAATAATAAAAAGCGCAATTGATTTAAAAAGTGCGCTAACTTCAGAGTCTAATCATATTGAAGCGCAACAAAAAGTATTGGAGATGCTATTAAAAATAGCTTCTAATACAGCTTTTGGTACAACATATGAGTTTAGCAAAATTCTCGAATCAGAAAACATACAAAAAACATACGCAGATAAAGTGCCTTATTTCGACTATCATCAGTTAAAGGAACAATGGTGGTATAAAGTAATCGCAGGAGAAGAAGATGTTACCTGGCCAGGCTCACCTGATTATTTTGCGCTTAGTTCAGGGACTACAGGTAAAAAAAGTAAGCGTATTCCTGTAACCAATGATATGATCGAAGCCATTCGAAAAGCAGGAATCAAACAGGTAGAAGCTTTGTCAAAATTTGACCTATCCGCCTCCTTTTTTGAAAAAGAAATTATGATGTTAGGGAGTTCTACTGATTTAAAAGAAAAAGATGGACATCTCGAAGGTGAGATTAGCGGTATTAGTGCCAGCAATATTCCTTTTTGGTTTGAAGGGTATTATAAACCTGGTCGTGATATTGCTAAAATCGATGATTGGGATAAACGTGTGCAGCGTATTGCGGAAAAAGCAAAAGATTGGGATATAGGGGCATTAAGTGGTATCCCATCTTGGATGGAACTAATGCTTCAGAAAGTTATTGAGTATCATAACGCAGAAACCATACATGACATTTGGCCAAATTTGCAAGTATATACTTCTGGAGGAGTAGCTTTTGCACCTTATGAGAAAAGTTTTAATAGCTTATTAGAACATCCGATTACAGTAATTGACACATATCTCGCTTCAGAGGGATTTATAGCGTATCAAGAACGTCCTGAAACCGATGCGATGAAGTTGATTACGGATAACGGTATTTACTTCGAATTCGTTCCTTTTCAACCAGAATATATCAACCAAGATGGTTCTTTAAAACAGGATGCGCCTTCTATCACATTAGCAGAAGTAGAAACCGATCAAGATTATGTTTTATTAATGAGTACCGTTTCTGGTGCATGGAGGTATATCATTGGGGATACTATAGAATTTACTGATGTAGCGAGAGCTGAAATCAGAATTACCGGGCGTACTAAGTTTTTTCTAAATGTTGTAGGCTCGCAATTATCGGTAAATAAAATGAATACCGCTTTACGCCAAATAGAAGAAAAATTTGATATCGAAGTCCCAGAATTTACACTGGCGGCGACTCGAATTAATGATGAGTTTCATCACCATTGGTATTTGGGCACAGAAACTTCAGTAGAAAATAACATATTAGCAGAAACGCTCGATGAGGTACTTAAAAAAGCTAATAAAAATTACAAAGTTGCCAGGAATAAAGCATTAAAAGGAATAAAGGTGACTACTGTTCCATCATCAACTTTTTCAGAATGGAGCGGAGCACAAAAGAAGAAAGGTGGGCAAGTAAAAATGGAACGCGTGATGTCTGAAGAGAAGTTTGCCGAGTGGGAAACTTTTGTTTCAGAAAATATTTCAAACTAAAAACGATCTATATATGAACTACAAATACATAGCACTTACGATACTTACTGTTTTAGTTTCAGGTTGCGCGCTTTATGAACCAAAATACAGAGAACCTTTTGATGAATCTGTTATACCCAAAGGAAATGAAATAGAAAAAACTTTTTATCTAATTGGTGATGCCGGATATGCAAAGCCTGGCCAAAGTACTCCGGCACTAATAGCCTTAGAAAAATATTTAGAAGATCATAAACAAAAAGGAAATTACACCATCTTTCTTGGCGATAATATTTACCCAGATGGGATGCCAAAAAAAGATGAAAAAGATCGAAAACTGGCGGAGCATAGATTAGATGCTCAGATTGGTGCTGTTAATAATTTTGATGGGCAAGTATATTTTATACCGGGAAATCACGATTGGTATAATGAAGGCTTGAAAGGATTGGAGCGTGAAGAAAAGTACTTTGAGAAGAAATTGAAGGATAAAAAGGTATTTAGACCATCAAAAGGTTGCGCATTAGAAAGCATTGAAATTACAGATAATATCCAACTCATTATTTTAGACTCACAATGGTATCTTGAGGATTGGGATAAACATCCGACGATTAATGATAACTGTCCCGAAATCAAAACCAGAGAAGCTATGTTTCTTGAAGTTGAAAGTGAATTTAAGAAAAATCAGGATAAAACAATTCTTTTTGCCTTACATCACCCATTATATACTAACGGAGTACATGGTGGTAAATATGCACCCGTTAAACACTTATATCCATCACAAAAAAAAGTACCTGTACCAGTTTTAGGATCATTGGCAATGCAAATCCGTACTGCAGGAGCAATATCTACCCAGGACAACCAAAATAAACAGTATAAATCCCTGGTGCGACGATTAGAAACACTTGCCAAAGGATCAGAACGAATTATTTTTGCTTCAGGTCACGAACACTCCTTACAGTATATAGAGCACAAAGGAATCAAACAGATAGTTAGTGGGGCAGGAGCCAAAAATTCGTATGCTACCTTAAGTAATGATGGACTTTTTGCATATGGAGGTCAAGGCTTTGTGAGACTAGATGTCTATAAAGATGGTTCTTCTTGGGCTTCATACTATGGAAGTGAAAATAATGAGCCTAAACTACTTTTCAGGAAAGAAATTTATAAAGAAATTCCAGAGTACGATGTGAGCGTAATTCCTGAAGTAAAACAGCAAACTATTGCAGCTTCTGTGTATGAAAAAGAAGGTACTGATAAAACTGAATTTTATGAAAGTATTTGGGGTGATCATTATAGGGATTTATACGGAAAGAAAATTCAGGCTAAAGTAGCCATTTTAGATACACTTTATGGTGGGTTAGAAGTGGTGAGAAAAGGTGGAGGGCATCAAACTAGATCTTTACGGCTTCAGAGTAAAGAAGGTAAGCAATATAATATGCGAGCACTGAAGAAAAGTGGTGTCAAGTTTTTACAATCTACAGTTTTTCAGAATAATTATGTAGAAGAATCCCTTGAGAATACTATTTCAGAAGATATTTTGCTCGATTTTTATACAGCTGCGCACCCTTATATATTTACGGTTATTCCAGAGTTATCTGATGCAGTAGGTGTTTTTCATACCAATCCAAAAGTATATTACGTGCCA
Proteins encoded:
- a CDS encoding GH3 auxin-responsive promoter family protein encodes the protein MEIIGSIIKSAIDLKSALTSESNHIEAQQKVLEMLLKIASNTAFGTTYEFSKILESENIQKTYADKVPYFDYHQLKEQWWYKVIAGEEDVTWPGSPDYFALSSGTTGKKSKRIPVTNDMIEAIRKAGIKQVEALSKFDLSASFFEKEIMMLGSSTDLKEKDGHLEGEISGISASNIPFWFEGYYKPGRDIAKIDDWDKRVQRIAEKAKDWDIGALSGIPSWMELMLQKVIEYHNAETIHDIWPNLQVYTSGGVAFAPYEKSFNSLLEHPITVIDTYLASEGFIAYQERPETDAMKLITDNGIYFEFVPFQPEYINQDGSLKQDAPSITLAEVETDQDYVLLMSTVSGAWRYIIGDTIEFTDVARAEIRITGRTKFFLNVVGSQLSVNKMNTALRQIEEKFDIEVPEFTLAATRINDEFHHHWYLGTETSVENNILAETLDEVLKKANKNYKVARNKALKGIKVTTVPSSTFSEWSGAQKKKGGQVKMERVMSEEKFAEWETFVSENISN